In Salminus brasiliensis chromosome 24, fSalBra1.hap2, whole genome shotgun sequence, one genomic interval encodes:
- the LOC140546852 gene encoding histone H3 produces MARTKQTARKSTGGKAPRKQLATKAARKSAPATGGVKKPHRYRPGTVALREIRRYQKSTELLIRKLPFQRLVREIAQDFKTDLRFQSSAVMALQEASEAYLVGLFEDTNLCAIHAKRVTIMPKDIQLARRIRGERA; encoded by the coding sequence atggcaagaaccaagcagACCGCCCGTAAGTCCACCGGTGGCAAGGCCCCGAGGAAGCAGCTCGCCACCAAGGCTGCTCGCAAGAGTGCCCCAGCCACCGGCGGCGTGAAAAAGCCTCACCGTTACAGGCCCGGCACCGTGGCTCTGAGGGAGATCCGCCGCTACCAGAAGTCTACTGAGCTGCTGATCCGTAAGCTGCCCTTCCAGCGCCTAGTGCGTGAGATCGCtcaggacttcaagactgatctccgcttccagagctccgccgtcatggccctgcaggaggctagcgaggcgtacttggtgggtctgtttgaagatactaatctgtgcgctatccacgccaagagagtcaccatcatgcctaaagacatccagctggcccgccgtattcgcggagagcgcgcttaa